The Geothrix sp. genome window below encodes:
- a CDS encoding response regulator: MTLLLVALGAVGLLAAPRRTVKVAVFPHVPAISMEAGGQAQGFYVDMLKEVAEREGWDLRFIPGTWQEGLDRARSGEVDLLTSVGYTAEREAYLDYGRTPSFTVWSILYAHPRAGIHTILDVRDRRIALMRGDVNGEHFRELCSRFNLTCAFREYGSFGEVLGAVAEGQVDGGVTSSTFGYSQEARFKVERTPVVFSPFDIYFAVAKGRNPDLLRALDAYLSEGRTRPDSGYHGAINRWLTPQEKGGLPPWARRAGLTILGLLALATAIAFVFRRQVRVATAEIRALNAGLERELAQRRRAEEQIFHVASGVSVATGESFLQELVKHLAQATAADVAFIGESIHENGASRMRTLAVFAEGGPAENFTYDQSGTPCERAARGELCVIASGVQEAFPRCPLLHDMRAQSYVGAPLVDSQGQALGVLAVLHRQPLASPVEVTSLLRIFSARASAELERRNTEGARALLERQMQHAQKLESLGVLAGGIAHDFNNLLTAMLGHMNVAQMKLAPESPALPHLESLERIIHRAADLTRQMLAYSGKGRFVVRPYDLNHVVQEVTHLLEVSIPKKIALRFQLAPSMPLVEADAAQIQQIIMNLVTNAADAIGEAEGTIRLTTAALKVDRAYLEQVFQGQELAPGTYATLEVSDTGCGMSPEVQARIFEPFFTTKVTGRGLGLSATMGILKGHHAGMRIYSEPGRGTTFKLLFPVTDTQRVEETPQAVAPALARKSTVLLVDDEEMIREAAAAVLESLGLSVLTAEDGRQAVEVVQREGERVDVVLMDLTMPHMDGREAFQAIRRLRPNLPVILSSGYNEQESIQDFLGRGLAAFLQKPYTLRALEQTVLAVLAKQA; this comes from the coding sequence CCCGGGCACCTGGCAGGAGGGGCTCGACCGGGCCCGGTCCGGCGAGGTGGACCTGCTCACCAGCGTGGGCTACACAGCGGAACGGGAGGCCTACCTCGACTACGGCAGGACGCCCTCCTTCACGGTCTGGAGCATCCTGTACGCCCATCCCCGCGCGGGGATCCACACGATCCTGGATGTGCGTGACCGCCGGATCGCGCTGATGCGCGGCGATGTGAATGGCGAACACTTCCGAGAGCTGTGCAGCCGCTTCAACCTGACCTGCGCCTTCCGCGAGTACGGCAGCTTCGGGGAGGTGCTGGGCGCCGTGGCCGAAGGTCAGGTGGACGGCGGCGTGACCTCCAGCACCTTCGGCTACTCCCAGGAAGCCCGGTTCAAGGTCGAGCGCACGCCCGTGGTCTTCAGCCCCTTCGACATCTACTTCGCGGTGGCGAAGGGCCGGAACCCCGACCTGCTGCGGGCCCTCGACGCCTACCTGAGCGAGGGCCGGACCCGGCCCGATTCGGGCTATCACGGGGCCATCAACCGATGGCTGACGCCCCAGGAGAAGGGCGGGCTTCCCCCCTGGGCCCGGCGCGCGGGTCTGACCATCCTCGGTCTCCTGGCCCTCGCCACCGCCATCGCCTTCGTCTTCCGCCGGCAGGTGCGGGTGGCCACGGCGGAGATCCGCGCGCTGAATGCGGGCCTCGAGCGGGAACTGGCCCAGCGCCGACGGGCGGAGGAGCAGATCTTCCATGTGGCCAGTGGGGTCTCCGTCGCCACAGGGGAATCCTTCCTCCAGGAGCTGGTCAAGCATCTGGCGCAGGCCACGGCGGCAGATGTGGCCTTCATCGGAGAGAGCATTCATGAAAATGGCGCCTCCCGGATGCGGACCCTGGCGGTGTTTGCGGAAGGGGGCCCCGCCGAGAATTTCACCTACGATCAGTCCGGCACCCCCTGCGAACGGGCGGCCCGGGGCGAGCTTTGCGTGATCGCCAGCGGCGTCCAGGAGGCCTTCCCCCGCTGCCCGCTGCTCCACGACATGCGGGCCCAAAGTTATGTGGGCGCTCCCCTGGTGGATTCCCAAGGCCAGGCCCTGGGCGTACTGGCGGTGCTCCACCGGCAGCCGCTCGCCTCGCCGGTGGAAGTCACCTCCCTCCTGCGGATCTTTTCGGCCCGCGCCTCCGCCGAGTTGGAGCGCCGCAACACCGAAGGCGCCCGTGCCCTGCTCGAGCGCCAGATGCAGCATGCCCAGAAGCTGGAGAGCCTGGGCGTCCTCGCTGGCGGCATCGCCCACGACTTCAACAACCTCCTCACGGCCATGCTGGGGCACATGAATGTGGCCCAGATGAAGCTGGCCCCCGAATCCCCCGCCCTGCCCCACCTGGAGAGCCTGGAGCGCATCATCCACCGTGCCGCGGACCTGACCCGCCAGATGCTGGCCTATTCAGGCAAGGGGCGGTTCGTGGTCCGGCCCTACGACCTGAACCATGTCGTCCAGGAGGTGACGCACCTGCTGGAGGTCTCCATCCCCAAGAAGATCGCCCTCCGCTTCCAGCTCGCCCCGTCCATGCCCCTGGTGGAGGCGGACGCTGCGCAGATCCAGCAGATCATCATGAACCTGGTGACCAATGCCGCGGATGCCATCGGCGAGGCCGAAGGCACCATCCGGCTCACCACGGCCGCCCTGAAGGTGGACCGCGCCTACCTGGAGCAGGTGTTCCAGGGGCAGGAACTCGCCCCGGGGACCTACGCCACCCTGGAAGTGAGCGACACGGGCTGCGGCATGTCCCCCGAAGTCCAGGCCCGCATCTTCGAGCCCTTCTTCACCACCAAGGTGACGGGGCGGGGTCTCGGTCTCTCCGCCACCATGGGTATCCTCAAGGGTCACCACGCGGGCATGCGCATCTACAGCGAGCCTGGCCGGGGCACCACCTTCAAGCTGCTGTTTCCCGTCACCGACACCCAGCGTGTGGAAGAAACGCCTCAGGCCGTGGCCCCTGCCCTGGCCCGCAAATCCACCGTGCTGCTCGTGGACGACGAAGAGATGATCCGGGAGGCCGCCGCGGCCGTGCTCGAGTCTCTCGGCTTGTCGGTCCTCACGGCGGAGGATGGCCGCCAGGCGGTGGAGGTGGTGCAGCGGGAAGGCGAACGGGTGGATGTGGTCCTCATGGATCTCACCATGCCCCACATGGATGGGCGCGAGGCCTTCCAGGCCATCCGCCGCCTCCGGCCCAACCTGCCGGTGATCCTCAGCAGCGGCTACAACGAGCAGGAATCCATCCAGGATTTCCTGGGGCGCGGCCTGGCCGCGTTCCTCCAGAAGCCCTACACCCTCCGCGCCCTCGAGCAAACCGTCCTGGCCGTGCTGGCGAAGCAGGCCTGA